One Caloenas nicobarica isolate bCalNic1 chromosome 31, bCalNic1.hap1, whole genome shotgun sequence genomic region harbors:
- the LMNA gene encoding lamin translates to MATPSQKRSTRSGASGTPLSPTRITRLQEKEELQELNDRLAVYIDKVRSLELENAGLRLRITESEEVVSREVSGIKAAYESELADARKTLDSVAKERARLQLELSKVREEHKELKARNAKKEGDLLTAQARLKDVEALLNSKEAALSTALGEKRNLESEVRDLRAQVAKLESALSEAKKQLQDEMLRRVDAENRLQTLKEELEFQKNIYSEELRETKRRHETRLVEIDNGRQREFESKLSEALQELRSQHEAQIRLYKDELEKTYGAKLENAKQSAERNSNMVGAAHEELQQTRIRIDNLSSEVSQLQKQLAAKEAKLHDLEDILARERETNRRLLSDKEREMAEMRARMQQQLDEYQELLDIKLALDMEINAYRKLLEGEEERLRLSPSPSSHKGGSRSHLSTPGSSKKRKLEDSESRTSFSHHARTSGRVGVEEVDLEGRFVRLRNKSNEDQAMGNWQIKRQNGDDPPITYRFPPKFTLKAGQVVTIWASGAGATHSPPSNMVWKAQSSWGSGDSLRTALINSNGEEVAMRKLVRTVIINDEDEDEDDDDVNIHHRHHHGTCSGSGDPGEYNLRSRTVVCGTCGQPAEKSGSQNAGINTVSSGSSTSSVTVTRSYRSIGDSGSIGLGEGLVSRSYLLGNSSPRRQAQAVQNCSIM, encoded by the exons ATGGCGACGCCTTCGCAGAAGAGAAGCACCCGCAGCGGGGCTTCGGGGACCCCCTTGTCCCCCACCCGCATCACCCGCttgcaggagaaggaggagctgcaggagctcaaTGACCGCTTGGCCGTCTACATCGACAAGGTGCGCTCGCTGGAGCTGGAGAACGCCGGCCTGCGGCTCCGCATCACCGAGTCGGAGGAGGTGGTGAGCCGCGAGGTCTCGGGCATCAAGGCTGCCTACGAGTCGGAGCTGGCGGACGCCCGCAAGACCTTGGATTCGGTGGCCAAGGAGAGAGCTcggctgcagctggagctcagCAAAGTCCGGGAGGAGCACAAGGAGCTGAAAGCCCG GAACGCCAAGAAAGAAGGGGACCTGCTGACGGCCCAGGCGCGCCTCAAGGACGTGGAGGCTTTGCTCAACTCCAAGGAGGCTGCGCTGTCCACGGCCCTGGGCGAGAAGAGGAACCTGGAGTCTGAAGTGCGGGACCTGAGGGCGCAGGTGGCCaag ctggaaagcGCCTTGAGCGAAGCcaagaagcagctgcaggatgAGATGCTGCGCCGCGTGGACGCCGAGAACCGGCTGCAGACGCTGAAGGAAGAGCTGGAAttccagaaaaacatttatagCGAG GAGCTGCGGGAGACCAAGCGCCGCCACGAGACCCGGCTGGTGGAAATCGACAACGGGCGGCAGCGGGAGTTTGAGAGCAAGCTCTCGGAAGCCTTGCAGGAGCTACGGAGCCAACACGAAGCCCAGATCAGGCTTTACAAGGACGAACTGGAGAAGACCTACGGGGCGAAG CTGGAGAACGCCAAGCAGTCGGCGGAGAGGAACAGCAACATGGTGGGTGCTGCCCACGAGGAGCTGCAGCAAACCCGCATCCGCATCGACAACCTCTCCTCGGAAGTCAgccagctgcagaagcag CTGGCTGCCAAGGAGGCGAAGCTGCATGATTTGGAGGATATTCTGGCCAGGGAACGCGAGACCAACCGGCGCCTGCTCTCCGACAAGGAGCGGGAGATGGCCGAGATGCGGGCACgcatgcagcagcagctggatgagtaccaggagctgctggacaTCAAGCTGGCTCTGGACATGGAGATCAACGCCTACCGCAAGCTGCTGGAGGGCGAGGAGGAGCG GCTGAGGCTGTCCCCCAGCCCGTCCTCCCACAAAGGGGGATCCCGCAGCCATTTGTCCACCCCGGGCTCTTCCAAGAAGAGGAAGCTGGAGGACAGTGAGAGTCGGACCAGCTTCTCCCACCATGCCCGGACAAGCGGCCGTGTCGGAGTGGAGGAGGTGGACTTGGAGGGCAGGTTTGTCCGTCTCAGGAACAAGTCCAATGAG GACCAGGCGATGGGGAACTGGCAGATCAAGCGGCAGAACGGAGACGATCCCCCCATCACCTACCGCTTCCCCCCGAAGTTCACCTTGAAGGCTGGCCAGGTGGTCACG ATCTGGGCTTCAGGGGCTGGGGCgacccacagcccccccagcaaCATGGTGTGgaaagcccagagcagctggggctCCGGGGACAGCCTGCGCACGGCCCTGATCAACTCCAACGGGGAG GAGGTGGCCATGCGGAAACTGGTCCGCACCGTGATCATCAATGATGAAGACGAGGATGAGGATGACGACGATGTCAACATCCACCATCGCCATCACCAT GGCACCTGCAGCGGCTCTGGTGACCCCGGCGAATACAACCTCCGCTCACGCACCGTGGTCTGTGGGACATGCGGTCAACCGGCTGAGAAGTCGGGCAGCCAGAACGCCGGGATCAACACCGTGTCCTCGGGGTCGTCCACTTCCAGCGTGACCGTCACCCGCAGCTACCGCAGCATTGGTGACTCAGGCAGCATCGGCCTTGGGGAAGGCCTGGTGTCCAGGTCCTACCTCCTGGGGAACTCCAGCCCCCGTCGGCAG gcTCAGGCTGTGCAAAACTGCAGCATCATGTAA